The nucleotide sequence agcagcgcttctcACATTCTCTTCcacgagcacgcgcacagtATTCCTGCGCTTAAAGAAGTGCGCACGGCGGTGCGAGAGGTGTGCCAGACGGCCTTGCTGAGCTCAGCCAAGTTGGCAGAGACGCTCGAGGCCCGCGCGGGGGAGCTGGAGATGGTCCGCTCCATGTACGAGGAGGAATGTATTCTGACCTGCGGCAACGAGACACTCGTGCGCATTCCGCTCTTCACGGATGCGGAGTCTCTGCTGGCATCCTCTTCTTCacccgcggcagcgtcgctaAAGGCGTCTGCGGTGCACGCGCTAGAGCGCGTCAAGGTTTGCTTCCGCGTGCCCTGGAGCTACCCGTCAACGCTGCCGATGGTGGAGATGGCTGACGGTCCAACCTGGCACTCGATCAAGTACGAGCGCTGGGCAGCAGACATCGTAGTGCGCACCTCGGCCTACCTCGCCGACGAGCTCGGTGGCGAGACGGCTATGCTGCTCCCAGCCTACCTCTACGCCGCTGGGCTGGCGCAAGAGAAGTTGGACGTCCTCGTTGATGTCTtcgccgaggaggcgtgtggccgcggcggggcTGACGGAGAAGCTGCAGTGTCGCAGCTGGGTGGCCCATGGGCGGCCGAGGACGAGTTGCTCCGGGAAGCGTAcatcgcggaggcggaggcaaaCGCTGCCGAACTGCTCTTGGCTGAGGCAAGGCGCCCCCGCAATGGCCGCCGTCCAACCGCAGACGTCGGCGAAGATGACGACGGGGAATTCGACAGCGAGGAGGCCAGGTCTGCggccgctggcggtggtggcggcaccTGCACACTGACAATTGGCCTGATCGGCAAGCCTAGCGCTGGCAAGAGCACCTTCTTCAACGCAGTCACGAACCCGGCTGTCGAGAGCGACGCGGCACGTGTCGCGGCTTTTCCCTTCACCACTATCGAACCGAACATCGGCGCTGGTCTGGCACCTCTGTACTGCCCGTGTGCAAcgctgcgcgcggcagcggtggcgcctgCTGGTGACGGTGCTACTGACGTGGCTGCGACCGCCGGCAGTGCGAGGTTGTCTAGCGCCGTCCTTTCCTCCGGCCTTGCTGGTGACTTGTGCGATGCAAAGTACGgccacgtgcgtgcgctaGGCAGCCACCACTTTCGCCGACACCCGGTGAGAGTGAAGGATGTGGCCGGGCTTGTGCAGGGCGCCTACCAAGGCAAGGGCAAAGGAAACCAGTTCTTGAATGACCTGTGCGACGCTGACGTGCTGGTGCACGTGGtggacggcgcggctgcaaCGGAGGCGGACGGCACGGCGTGCGCGCCCGGTCAGGGCTCCACGATGGAGGACATCACATGGGTGCGCTCGGAGGTGCACAGCTGGATCTACGACAACCTTCGCGCCAAATGGACGAGCCTTGTGCGGCAGCCGACGAAACTGCGCACCATGTTCAGCGGCTACCGGAGTACTCCGACCTTCGTGGaccgcgtgctgcggcgcgtcgGCATTGCCAACGAAATCGCTCTGACAACCATGCTACGCACATGGGGGCCACAAGAGCTGCACGCGCTCGTGGCGCTCTACGTTCGTCTTCGCTTTCCAATGATCGTGGCTCTGAACAAGGCAGACCTCtccactgctgctgatgtggcagcggcgttgcgccAGGCCTACCCACACGAGGTGTTTGTCCCCATGACGGTGAGGATAGAGTGGCTGGCGCTTCAACTGAGCCGCAACGGTTACGTTGACTACACCCCTGGTGCGGCATCGCTGAGTATCAAAGTTGACTGCGGCGAAGTTGCCAACCTGGAGAAGCGCGTGTGTCAGGAGTTGCACGATGTCGCCTCCTTCTTCCGCACCGCCACTCCCTCACCGGAGCgtttgtcgtcgtcgttgctgccgctgaccaCCACTGGTGTGCAAGATGTGCTGgccgcggcgatggaggcgtGCGGGGTGATGCTTGTGTACCCTGTCCGCGCCTTTCACCCCGTCACCTCGCTCGCCCACTGTCTCACCTTCAAGCTGGGCAGCTCTGCGGAACGGGTGTTCAACGCGCTTGTgcatctgcagctgctggagggaAAGCTGGTACGCTTTGAGATGATCGATCTCGCACCTGtgaagcggcagctgcaccagcagcttTTGGCGTCTCTGGCCACCGCCCCATCGAGTGAGGCGTCAATGCCGatgccagcgcagcagcagcagtgcgccgtgGCACTACCAACGAGCGCGCAGACGCTACGCAAGACGGAGGTGATCAGCTCTTctgcggtgctggcgcgcatTCTCTCCAACAAGCGCCAGCTTGCCTAGCCGAAGGGGAGCGCTGGGAGAGGGGTACCGGCTCACCTCTCTGAGATGCAGTTCTACAAACACGCGTTGTCTAATGCACCTGGCAGCTGCATTTAGCCGCGGACAAGTGCTTCTTGGGGACTTgggcggcggtgtgcgctTTCTCCGAGGCACGCCACCTCCCACCTCTTCAACTACACTCAGTAAGCCAcgttccctccccctcgctgtctctctctctttcgcttcCATGTGCTCATAATTGCACGACTCTATCGAGCAACGACAAATGCCGATCACGCGTACATACTAAAGAAAACAAGCATATAGGGCTTGGCATGTGCTGCATGCTGACACTCGCTTGCACACATGTGCACGGACTCCTCCCTTTCGCACTGCCCGTATGCGGCGTCTCTTGTGGAGTCTTTCCCCTCTTTCTGCTCACTCAAGCTATGTGGCCTGCACAGCACGAGGCAAAGCGGTGCGGGGAGGTAGGTGGGCAGGAAGGCTAGGGCTACGGAGATCTTCGAACGCCGCCTTGTGAatgtctgtgtgcgcatgcgcatgtcGGTCcgctttcctccctcccccgcccaGGCCATGCGATTTCCTTTCCCACTGTCGcgtccctcttctctccactTCTTCAACGCACCGCACCCTGCCCTTTcgtcctctctttctctatCCGCGAGCTCTACACTGTCGTGCGCTGCGTACGATGTGCCTGCGGGTGGCTGGTGTACTAGCTGCCATCGTTGCATCGCCGCTCAGAACAACCATATGACCCTTTTCTGGCGCCGCTTGCGCCCCCGCTACCGCGTGCGCTTCTGCGTCATTCCAGCGAGCAGCAACAAGCTCTTCGCTTCTTGTGCCCCAACGCGCGCATCCTCCTGCTACTCGTtgccttccctcttctctcgccaCGAACGCGCCACATATGACTGTGAAGGCGCGCCCTGGACAACACGCGCGCAAGTCCCTTATTACCACATTCGACTGATCCCACCCCATTCCGatccctctctcacgccaTTAGGAGGTGTGCCAGACTGGAGTATCCTGTATGCGACTGTGGTCTCTTGATGGTGCAGAGGGGGGCTCCTCTTCTACCGGACCCCGATGGGCTGATCGCGGATGGTTTCAATCatgatgctgctgcatgAGGGTGTGCGGGTGCCGGAGGAGTGCATCCGTCCCCTCGAGGCAGCTGTCAGCCGATTCATGGCCAGCCGCCCGCGCCCGCTGCCGGGAGACGATGCGGATGGGGCAGTGGGACGAGTGGCGGCGGGTCTGGGAGGATATGGATGACGCCGTCTCTGAGGAGCCCCATCGCGGACCGACACACCCACGGAGGAGGATCCGCGGCCGCTCTTccgtctcccctcctccgtgctCGACCTGTGGAATGCACGCaaggcgtcgctgcaggGCAGACATAGCGTGTGCCGGCTCATTCTGCTAGTGGCATCGACGGCCGAGCGGATGGATGCagcgcaggcagcggcgcaagcaACCACGTCGCCTTCGGCTGCGAACGGCCCTCAGCTCCAATCCGTCGACGCCGTGCTCCCCGGCGTCACGGGgatgccagcgccgcccagcGATCTCTGGCCCGGAGAGCCCACTTTGGGCCTGGCAGGGAGGGGCTGCCGCCCCCAGGCGCCATTTGCTGCAGGGCGACGTGGTGTGGGCCTCTGCTGAGCACTCAAAACTTGCCCAAATTGTCAGAATCAGCGCGTACACCGCAGGCTCGTACACGATGCAGACAGTCGTTATCGTCGTCTTGGCGATCTACGGCGTCGCATTCAACGGGCGCGACATGACGCCACGAAAGACCCGTGACACTGCGCTGGCCTTGAAGAAGGCCTTCGACTGCTTCCTCACTCCAGCGTGGCTCTCGCACGGGCTCACTCTCTGCAGCGCGATCTCCCGGGACGAGCGGACGATAGGCCCCGTTGCCTTGATGTGTTTAACCGCGAGCAGGAGCACGAGACGGGACAAAGAGAGCACGCACTCGCAGAacaggaggaggacgaggtgcCACGACGAgcacgcgatgggggcacGGCCCAGCCGACCGTGTAggtttctttcctttttgttttcttgtctgctggagctgcggctCCCCTTCCTTTGGATagcgcctctgccaccgctgctgttctCAGGGGCGATCGGCACACCCTCATGCAGTAAACGCGAAGCCACATCACTCCGTGACTCGCCGTCCATACGTGATTCAAGCCACGTTGCGTTCAATCTGGCGAGAACCCCACAGACAGGCCGAGTCGCGATTCTGCATACCAAAAACAAAGGGGCACAACTGGTGAAATGAGGAGGTGCGACGTGTAACTGGAAGGGCGGGTGGCTCCGCGCTCTCGtccttacacacacacgcacaagtgTATACGCGTACCGATGCGCTTGTATGAAGAGACGCGCTCTGCTCCTGCCGGTGGAGCCTTCTCGGTTTACGCGGGACGACTGCACGCATGTCAACAGTCCGAGCGCTTGAGAGGAATGTGCGGGCTCGCTTGATGGCCTCGGTGCAACACTCCCTTCTTTCATCTCTACCCGCATCTCTACCCACatctctgcccccctccccctcacacgCTGGCGAAGCAACAGAAGTATTCACCCATACACAACCAACACAGCCACCATGTCTCACTGCAAGTTCGAGCACCCCCGCCACGGCCATCTCGGCTTCCTGCCGCGCAAGCGCTCGCGCCAGATCcgcggccgcgcgcgcgcgttccCCAAGGACGACGCGACGCAGAAGCCCCACCTGACGAGTTTCATGGTGTTCAAGGCCGGCATGACGCACATTGTGCGTGATGTCGATCGCCCTGGATCGAAGGTGAACaagaaggaggtggtggagccGGTGACGATTCTggaggcgccgccgatggTGATTGTCGGCATTGTGGGCTACCGCCAAACGCCGGTCGGCCTGAAGACGATCGGCACCGTGTGGGCGCACCACACGAGCGTCGAgttccgccgccgctactaCAAGAACTGGAAGCAGTCTGCGCAACTGGCCTTCTCCCGCCAGAAGCAGTTTGCGAACACGAAGGAGGGCAAGGTCgccgaggcgcgcacgctgaaCGCGTTCGCGAAGAAGGCGTCCGTCATCCGCGTgatcgcgcacacgcagctgcgcaagcttCGCAACCACCGCGTGGGCGTGAAGAaggcgcacgtgcaggaGATCCAGgtcaacggcggcagcgttgcgGCGAAGATCGCGCTGGCCAAGTCcctgctggagaaggaggtgcgcgtgGACTCCGTGTTCCAGCAGTCGGAGGCGTGCGACGTGTGCTCCGTGACGAAAGGCCACGGTACGGAGGGCGTGGTGAAGCGCTGGGGCGTTGCCTGCCTGCCACGCAAGACGCACCGCGGTCTGCGCAAGGTTGCGTGCATCGGCGCGTGGCACCCTGCCCGCGTCATGTACACTGTCGCGCGCGCCGGTCAGCACGGttaccaccaccgcacgcaGCTGAACAAGAAGATCTACCAGATCGGCCGCTCCGTTGCTGTGGAACCGAACCAGGCGACGACGACCTACGATCTGACGGCCAAGACGATCACACCCATGGGTGGCTTCGTCGGCTACGGCACGGTGCGCAACGACTACGTGATGCTGAAGGGCTCCGTGTCTGGTCCGCGCCGCCGTGTGATGACGCTCCGCCGCCCGATGGCACCGCAGACGTCGCGCCACCTGAAGGAGAAGATCGTGCTGAAGTTCATCGACACTAGCTCGAAGATTGGCCACGGCCGCTTCCAGacgaagaaggagaagaaCCAGTGGTTCGGCCCGCTCAAGAAGGACCGCATCCGCCGCgaggagcgcctgcgcaaGGAGCGCGCTGCCCGCGCCGTGGAGCGCAAGGCAAAGGTCGCGAAGAAGTAAGCATGCCAATGCACGCCCACTTTATTGTGTGCCTCAGCCTGTGCCTGACCTTCTCGCGTCTGCCAGAGTGCGTCTTGTTCCTGTGGTCGCGTTGGTTCTCTCCGTGTCTCGCCAATGTCGCTCGTGtgctcgctgcgcaggtAGCGATGCGGTGTGTGGATGTGGGTGGTGCTACAGATGCCGGAACAGTCTTCTTGGATAGCTGCCCGTACATCCGCGCGTCCTTTGACGAGGGGGATCTGGGGTACTAGTGTGAAGCTCATTTGCTGATTTTCTAACTTGTTTTTCGATTTTGTTTTccaacacgaaaaaaaaaaacgaaacagtgaggtcggcggcggtgaggcaTGTGAACCGACGTATTgtcggtgctggtgcagaTCCGCGGCATCGGCTTCGTCCACAGCGGTGTTAGCGTCCAGCCAGCACACGGCAGAGGAACCCCGTTTCAGTTATTAGTGGCTCGTTACGGTGTCGAGCACTCCTCCTTTGCTCCTCGTCGTTTTGCGTGGAGACGGCAGCTCGTGCTGAGCATGTCAGTCGACTCTTTCAAGTTTCTTTCTACCACCTGTAGACAGTGAATCTGCAGGCCAACATTATGCGCGAAGTAGGCCTCTTATCTTGATGGAGAGGTCCACAAGCCGTATCTACGTTATGTTTTTTGGTCTTCTGCGAGGCTACCTCGATTACGGCTTCTAATGCCTTCCTTCCCTGTCTCGCTCTCAAACCCCTGTTGTCGTGTTTTTTTAATCTGTTTCTTTCGCTGCTCTTCACACTTCACGGCTCGCTTCTTTCGCGCAACTCACTCCTGCTGGCACTGTCTCGTCCATCCTCAGCATTCAAAGGTCTCTCTATCCTTCGGCAGCCATGTCTCACTGCAAGTTCGAGCACCCCCGCCACGGCCATCTCGGCTTCCTGCCGCGCAAGCGCTCGCGCCAGATCcgcggccgcgcgcgcgcgttccCCAAGGACGACGCGACGCAGAAGCCCCACCTGACGAGTTTCATGGTGTTCAAGGCCGGCATGACGCACATTGTGCGTGATGTCGATCGCCCTGGATCGAAGGTGAACaagaaggaggtggtggagccGGTGACGATTCTggaggcgccgccgatggTGATTGTCGGCATTGTGGGCTACCGCCAAACGCCGGTCGGCCTGAAGACGATCGGCACCGTGTGGGCGCACCACACGAGCGTGGAgttccgccgccgctactaCAAGAACTGGAAGCAGTCCGCGCAACTGGCCTTCTCCCGCCAGAAGCAGTTCGCGAACACGAAGGAGGGCAAGGTCgccgaggcgcgcacgctgaaCGCGTTCGCGAAGAAGGCGTCCGTCATCCGCGTgatcgcgcacacgcagctgcgcaagcttCGCAACCACCGCGTGGGCGTGAAGAAGGCGCATGTGCAGGAGATCCAGATCAACGGCGGTAACGTTGCGGCGAAGATCGCGCTGGCCAAGTCcttgctggagaaggaggtgcgcgtgGACTCCGTGTTCCAGCAGTCGGAGGCGTGCGACGTGTGCTCCGTGACGAAAGGCCACGGTACGGAGGGCGTGGTGAAGCGCTGGGGCGTTGCCTGCCTGCCACGCAAGACGCACCGCGGTCTGCGCAAGGTTGCGTGCATCGGCGCGTGGCACCCTGCCCGCGTCATGTACACTGTCGCGCGCGCCGGTCAGCACGGttaccaccaccgcacgcaGCTGAACAAGAAGATCTACCAGATCGGCCGCTCTGTTGCTGTGGAACCGAACCAGGCGACGACGACCTACGATCTGACGGCCAAGACGATCACACCCATGGGTGGCTTCGTCGGCTACGGCACGGTGCGCAACGACTACGTGATGCTGAAGGGCTCCGTGTCTggcccgcgccgccgtgtgATGACGCTCCGCCGCCCGATGGCACCGCAGACGTCGCGCCACCTGAAGGAGAAGATCGTGCTGAAGTTCATCGACACTAGCTCGAAGATTGGCCACGGCCGCTTCCAGacgaagaaggagaagaaCCAGTGGTTCGGCCCGCTCAAGAAGGACCGCATCCGCCGCgaggagcgcctgcgcaaGGAGCGCGCTGCCCGCGCCGTAGAGCGCAAGGCAAAGGTCGCGAAGAAGTAAGCATGCCAACGCACACCCACCTTATTGTGTGCCTCAGCTTCTGCCTGACCTTCTCCCGTCTGCCAGGGTCGCAGCACGTCACGGCAGCGCTTGCGGTCTTTCTTCCGCGACCCGCAAGTCTTCTAAATGTTCTTTCGTTCTTTGTGCCACTTTCTCCCCTGTCTTCCACCTTGTTGTGCAgtgcgctcctccatccATGAAGACACAGGCTAAAAGGCCCGGGTGCGTCTTTCTGTGGTTGCCGCAGTGGCACGAGTGCGTTTGCCTTGCTGGATTCCCTCAAGAGATCACCTGCCTCGCACCGCGTGCTCTGGTATTTCGCTCTCCACACGCGTCGGAGAAGACggacgcgcgtgctgctggtgtgtcGGTCTGCCTGAAGTCGCGTCTCTGCATTGCAGCCTAAGCGACTTTCTTCCTATTTTGAAAAGACTTCTTTTACGTTATCTTGTCCGTGAGGCGCCTTTCTAAGTAAGCGCCGAGCAAACGACTTGCCGTCCACGTGTCCGTATTCCACCCACGAACAACTCCGCCAACGtatacgcgcacacagccacagATCATCTGCCTGTGCGCCATGCTTCGCCCTCTCAGGCGCTTCAAGCAGCGGCATTCCATAACATGGAGACGCTCCGCATTGGGGGTCTGGAGGGCTCGTTGTCATCATCTTGCATTCCCGTCGGTGCCACAGGGTGGCGTGCCTGGATGGCTTGCCTGCACGCGCTGTTGCAGGCGGGATGCTTCCATGCGTCtgtgacggcagcggcataCCACCCTCTCCCGAATCCGCAGGCCCTCGACAAGAGCGGTTGCGTGCCAATATTTGTCGAATCATCGGCACATTTTGCACTGAGCTGGTCCAGGCCTGACCATGACTGTCTATCTCTCCTGCACACCGCGAGCCCTGACCTCTCCACCGGGATCAAGAGACCAGAACCGTAGCCGAGTGCAGGCCGTGGAGACTTTTGGCTTCTCCACACAGAGTGGGTGCTGGGACCTGATGCAACGCGATGGGGTGGTCGGCGTCATCAGGGGTATTGAGCCCAAGCATAATAAACAGAAA is from Leishmania infantum JPCM5 genome chromosome 32 and encodes:
- a CDS encoding putative ribosomal protein L3, which translates into the protein MSHCKFEHPRHGHLGFLPRKRSRQIRGRARAFPKDDATQKPHLTSFMVFKAGMTHIVRDVDRPGSKVNKKEVVEPVTILEAPPMVIVGIVGYRQTPVGLKTIGTVWAHHTSVEFRRRYYKNWKQSAQLAFSRQKQFANTKEGKVAEARTLNAFAKKASVIRVIAHTQLRKLRNHRVGVKKAHVQEIQVNGGSVAAKIALAKSLLEKEVRVDSVFQQSEACDVCSVTKGHGTEGVVKRWGVACLPRKTHRGLRKVACIGAWHPARVMYTVARAGQHGYHHRTQLNKKIYQIGRSVAVEPNQATTTYDLTAKTITPMGGFVGYGTVRNDYVMLKGSVSGPRRRVMTLRRPMAPQTSRHLKEKIVLKFIDTSSKIGHGRFQTKKEKNQWFGPLKKDRIRREERLRKERAARAVERKAKVAKK
- a CDS encoding putative ribosomal protein L3, whose product is MSHCKFEHPRHGHLGFLPRKRSRQIRGRARAFPKDDATQKPHLTSFMVFKAGMTHIVRDVDRPGSKVNKKEVVEPVTILEAPPMVIVGIVGYRQTPVGLKTIGTVWAHHTSVEFRRRYYKNWKQSAQLAFSRQKQFANTKEGKVAEARTLNAFAKKASVIRVIAHTQLRKLRNHRVGVKKAHVQEIQINGGNVAAKIALAKSLLEKEVRVDSVFQQSEACDVCSVTKGHGTEGVVKRWGVACLPRKTHRGLRKVACIGAWHPARVMYTVARAGQHGYHHRTQLNKKIYQIGRSVAVEPNQATTTYDLTAKTITPMGGFVGYGTVRNDYVMLKGSVSGPRRRVMTLRRPMAPQTSRHLKEKIVLKFIDTSSKIGHGRFQTKKEKNQWFGPLKKDRIRREERLRKERAARAVERKAKVAKK